In a single window of the Pseudohongiella acticola genome:
- a CDS encoding hybrid sensor histidine kinase/response regulator, with amino-acid sequence MQHRRVFKVGSIFGALLILLLDAATPLGFTHGDLYLLSIILAALSGNRRFLIAMTLASIVFIIAGSFISSAGLPFAYWASNRTISILEICLIAGLCAYIMRRIHGLRDDINALAVSRQTLQNLIPTPDDPLAPFQHPQQFQLFADAIPQIIWTATSDGRIDYINRALDQFTGQSRETLIAGQLLSTLIHPDDLSQLRARWLDAVQHKDSYDLECRVRRHDGAWRWHLLQGAPVRDGDGNIVKWSGSAIDIHDIRVYAERFEHVTKATVDAISDWDIQADQIWWNQGVTNLFGYSREEMMAKPSSWTERLHPEDREQALATIYQTLNSGRERHHYQYRFVRKDGSIAIVQEHGFVIRDKEGVAIRLIAGMTDITQKRQLEEQLSHAQRLQTVGELTGGVAHDFNNLLTVIQGNAELLKEDSTLNADQQPLVDMINDASQRAADLVQRLLAFARKQPLTPKATDIASLIRDIQPLVRQAVPERITINLITEPELPMVTIDPPQFESAVLNLCLNARDAMPGQGKLLLEVGHCELDSDNTELHAEARAGHYVTISVSDTGTGMSADVQARAFDPFFTTKTYGQGSGLGLSMAYGFIRQSGGHVSLYSEPDNGTTVRMYLPVGSDPTTLSGLSSRQDHLSGNDVVLGTGKVLLVEDEPLVRHYAEKQFKALGFETLSAANGSDALTLMQQTDHVDLLFTDVMMGDGMNGPELAKAAKKLQPDLHVLFTSGYTRNAMLRQGRLQPDTHLLSKPWRRDDLLEKLKAMQQDSAGS; translated from the coding sequence ATGCAACATAGACGTGTTTTTAAGGTCGGCAGTATTTTCGGCGCGTTGCTGATACTGTTGCTGGATGCAGCTACTCCCCTGGGATTCACTCATGGCGATCTGTATTTGCTGAGCATCATTCTGGCAGCGCTGTCCGGAAATCGTCGTTTCCTGATTGCCATGACGTTGGCGAGCATTGTTTTCATCATCGCGGGCTCGTTCATATCATCGGCGGGGCTGCCATTCGCCTATTGGGCCAGCAATCGCACCATATCCATCCTGGAAATATGTCTCATTGCAGGTCTGTGCGCCTATATCATGCGACGCATACATGGTCTGCGCGACGATATCAACGCGCTGGCAGTTAGTCGCCAAACCCTGCAGAACCTGATTCCGACACCTGACGATCCGCTTGCGCCATTTCAGCACCCACAACAGTTTCAACTGTTCGCCGATGCCATACCGCAGATCATCTGGACGGCAACCAGCGACGGCCGTATTGACTATATCAACCGGGCACTGGATCAGTTCACAGGACAGTCCCGGGAAACGTTGATTGCAGGCCAATTGCTGTCGACGCTTATTCACCCTGACGACCTGAGCCAGCTGCGGGCACGATGGCTTGACGCCGTGCAGCACAAGGACAGTTATGACCTTGAGTGCAGAGTGCGCCGCCATGATGGCGCCTGGCGCTGGCATTTGCTGCAGGGTGCCCCCGTTAGGGATGGAGACGGCAATATTGTTAAATGGTCAGGCTCAGCCATCGATATCCATGATATTCGGGTTTACGCCGAGCGTTTTGAACATGTAACCAAAGCCACTGTCGACGCTATCTCGGATTGGGACATTCAGGCCGATCAGATCTGGTGGAACCAGGGCGTGACCAATTTATTCGGCTACTCGCGAGAAGAGATGATGGCAAAACCGAGCAGCTGGACTGAGCGCCTGCACCCTGAGGACAGGGAACAGGCACTGGCCACGATCTACCAGACCCTGAACTCCGGGCGAGAGCGGCACCACTATCAGTACCGCTTTGTCCGCAAGGACGGCTCCATTGCTATCGTGCAAGAACATGGCTTTGTCATACGGGATAAAGAGGGCGTCGCCATCAGGTTGATCGCTGGCATGACCGACATCACCCAGAAACGCCAACTGGAGGAACAGCTCAGCCATGCACAACGCCTGCAGACAGTGGGAGAACTGACCGGTGGCGTTGCCCATGATTTCAACAATCTGCTTACCGTGATTCAGGGCAACGCCGAACTACTAAAGGAAGACTCGACGCTGAATGCCGACCAACAGCCTCTGGTCGACATGATCAACGATGCCAGTCAGCGTGCCGCTGATCTGGTGCAGCGCTTGCTTGCTTTCGCTCGAAAGCAGCCGTTAACACCAAAGGCAACCGACATCGCCTCTCTCATCCGTGATATTCAGCCACTGGTCCGACAGGCAGTTCCGGAACGTATCACTATAAACCTGATTACCGAACCCGAATTGCCAATGGTGACAATCGATCCGCCGCAATTTGAGAGCGCTGTTTTGAACCTTTGTCTCAATGCCCGGGACGCCATGCCCGGCCAGGGCAAATTGCTGCTGGAAGTTGGCCACTGCGAACTGGACTCCGACAATACAGAGCTGCATGCTGAAGCAAGGGCTGGTCACTATGTTACGATCTCAGTCAGTGACACTGGCACGGGAATGAGCGCAGACGTTCAAGCCAGGGCCTTTGACCCATTTTTTACTACCAAAACCTATGGCCAGGGCTCAGGGCTCGGTTTAAGCATGGCATACGGGTTCATCAGGCAATCCGGAGGGCATGTTTCTCTCTATTCAGAACCCGATAATGGCACCACCGTTCGCATGTATCTTCCTGTCGGCTCTGATCCAACAACCCTATCGGGTCTGAGTAGCCGGCAAGATCATCTATCGGGCAACGATGTCGTTCTGGGTACTGGCAAGGTTCTGCTGGTTGAAGACGAGCCCTTGGTCAGGCATTATGCAGAGAAGCAATTTAAGGCGCTCGGGTTCGAGACCTTGAGTGCCGCCAATGGCAGCGATGCATTGACCTTGATGCAGCAAACTGATCATGTTGACCTACTGTTCACCGACGTCATGATGGGTGACGGCATGAACGGGCCCGAGCTGGCCAAAGCGGCTAAAAAGCTGCAGCCTGACCTTCATGTCCTGTTCACTTCCGGTTACACCAGAAACGCCATGCTGCGCCAGGGTCGCCTGCAGCCTGACACGCACCTGCTGAGCAAACCATGGCGACGCGACGACCTGTTGGAGAAGCTCAAAGCCATGCAGCAAGACTCGGCCGGCTCCTGA
- a CDS encoding DUF3047 domain-containing protein gives MGAKLSCAVASLSAALVVSIPAAGNELNVSDFSNWDERSFNANTQYTVTTDARQITILSAETEGNASAFYRQSHIDLSVTPCLSWRWRWRIKATAPASLNERAKSGDDFAARVYVVKRGGLAFWRTKTINYVWSASQAVGQRWPNAYAGDNATMWAVSSGNSNAGQWTSHSRDIQQDWNHAFSEDIDHLDGIAVMTDGDDSNSTLSADYADLRFTARNSDGSCPRS, from the coding sequence ATGGGAGCAAAACTCAGCTGTGCTGTCGCGAGCCTGAGCGCGGCGCTCGTTGTCAGCATCCCTGCTGCTGGCAACGAACTGAATGTCAGCGATTTCAGCAACTGGGACGAACGCAGCTTCAACGCCAACACGCAATACACCGTCACCACTGATGCCAGGCAGATCACAATACTGAGCGCCGAGACCGAGGGAAACGCCAGTGCTTTTTATCGCCAGAGCCACATTGATCTCAGTGTCACTCCCTGCCTTAGCTGGCGCTGGCGCTGGCGCATCAAGGCAACCGCACCCGCCAGTCTTAACGAACGCGCCAAAAGTGGCGATGATTTTGCTGCTCGCGTTTACGTTGTAAAGCGCGGTGGACTGGCGTTCTGGCGCACCAAAACCATCAATTATGTGTGGTCGGCATCGCAGGCCGTTGGTCAGCGCTGGCCCAATGCCTATGCCGGTGACAACGCCACAATGTGGGCTGTAAGCAGTGGCAACAGCAACGCCGGGCAATGGACAAGCCACAGCCGCGACATTCAGCAGGACTGGAATCATGCATTCTCTGAAGACATCGATCATCTGGATGGCATTGCTGTGATGACAGATGGCGATGACAGCAACAGCACACTCAGCGCCGACTACGCAGACCTGCGCTTCACGGCCAGAAACAGCGATGGATCATGCCCGCGCAGTTGA
- a CDS encoding Glu/Leu/Phe/Val family dehydrogenase, protein MSDTLQGALSQLKMAARHTEVPEEVLEALNFPKEVLTARISVRMDNGKRRSFEAWRCRYDDTRGPTKGGIRFHPEANLEEVVTLAFWMTFKCAVVNLPYGGGKGAIRVDPRELSRRELERLSRAYVHAFSSMIGPDRDIPAPDVYTNARIMGWMADEYSSLVGYPCPAVITGKPIPLGGSLGRDDATAKGGFYVLKNLLSEIGLENCEKRAIVQGFGNAGATIASLLHQDGWKVIAVSDTGGCVYDKTGLDLQKLANIKKERGSVTDYAKQISGSDIKTLTQDEMFALECDLLVPAALEDQITRDNAGSIKASVIMELANGPVTAEADSVLEKNGVTVIPDILANAGGVTVSYFEWVQNRQGFYWTEDEVQQKLRPIMEQGSSAVWSLAQKKDISLRTAAYVLGLERIADAIKAHGTQDYFCP, encoded by the coding sequence ATGTCGGATACCCTGCAAGGTGCATTGAGCCAGCTGAAAATGGCAGCCCGCCATACCGAGGTGCCAGAGGAAGTGCTGGAGGCCCTGAATTTCCCCAAGGAAGTGCTGACTGCGCGCATCAGCGTGCGCATGGACAATGGTAAACGGCGCTCCTTCGAGGCCTGGCGTTGTCGCTACGACGATACCCGGGGGCCAACCAAGGGCGGTATCCGCTTTCATCCAGAGGCAAATCTGGAGGAGGTGGTGACACTGGCGTTCTGGATGACGTTCAAGTGTGCCGTTGTCAACCTCCCTTACGGTGGTGGCAAGGGTGCGATTCGCGTCGATCCACGCGAGCTGTCGAGGCGAGAACTGGAACGCTTGTCTCGCGCCTATGTGCATGCCTTTTCCAGCATGATTGGGCCGGACCGCGACATTCCGGCGCCTGATGTGTATACCAATGCCAGGATCATGGGCTGGATGGCTGATGAGTACTCAAGCCTTGTGGGTTATCCCTGTCCGGCAGTGATCACCGGCAAACCGATTCCATTAGGCGGGTCTCTGGGGCGAGACGATGCGACTGCAAAAGGTGGTTTTTATGTATTGAAAAACCTGTTGTCCGAAATTGGCCTGGAGAACTGCGAAAAGCGTGCAATTGTCCAGGGCTTTGGCAATGCAGGGGCAACAATAGCCAGCCTGCTGCACCAAGATGGCTGGAAAGTTATTGCGGTGTCGGATACGGGTGGTTGTGTATACGATAAAACCGGTCTGGACCTGCAGAAACTGGCGAACATCAAGAAAGAGCGCGGTTCGGTGACTGATTATGCCAAGCAGATCTCCGGTAGTGACATAAAAACCCTGACGCAGGATGAGATGTTTGCGCTGGAGTGTGACCTGTTGGTGCCTGCCGCGCTGGAAGATCAGATTACCCGCGACAATGCCGGCAGCATCAAGGCATCGGTCATTATGGAGCTCGCCAATGGACCAGTGACGGCGGAGGCAGACAGTGTGCTGGAAAAAAACGGCGTGACCGTGATTCCGGATATTCTGGCAAACGCCGGGGGCGTCACGGTGTCTTATTTCGAATGGGTTCAGAACAGGCAGGGTTTCTACTGGACGGAAGATGAAGTGCAACAAAAACTGCGGCCGATCATGGAGCAAGGCAGCAGTGCGGTCTGGAGTCTTGCGCAGAAAAAGGACATCAGCCTGCGGACCGCAGCCTATGTGTTAGGACTGGAGCGCATCGCCGATGCGATAAAAGCACACGGCACGCAGGATTATTTCTGTCCGTGA
- a CDS encoding glutathione S-transferase family protein: protein MKLFETRTAPNPRRVRVFLAEKGLLDDVEIIQLDLQKGENLTPEFVARNPMKKVPVLELDNGACIAETMAICRYFEEAFPDSPPLLGRTPLEKAQVDQWLRWIDFYFMTPTGMAFQHTTGYFKDRMKPFPEWGEECKVQASKFLHFLNKQLADREFICGDQFTAADVNALCTVDFNRVISQRIQPDQTHLQAWYDRVSQRPSAKA from the coding sequence ATGAAATTGTTTGAAACCCGCACAGCACCCAACCCCAGACGTGTTCGCGTTTTCCTCGCGGAAAAAGGCCTGCTGGACGACGTCGAGATCATTCAGCTGGACCTGCAGAAAGGCGAAAACCTGACACCGGAATTTGTCGCGCGTAACCCCATGAAAAAAGTGCCTGTGCTGGAACTCGACAACGGTGCCTGCATCGCCGAAACCATGGCAATCTGCCGCTACTTCGAAGAAGCATTCCCGGATTCGCCACCGTTGCTGGGCCGTACGCCGTTGGAAAAAGCACAGGTTGACCAGTGGCTGCGCTGGATTGATTTCTACTTCATGACCCCGACTGGCATGGCCTTTCAGCATACCACCGGATATTTCAAAGACCGCATGAAACCGTTTCCGGAATGGGGTGAAGAGTGCAAGGTACAGGCATCAAAGTTCCTGCATTTTCTGAACAAACAGCTCGCCGATCGTGAATTCATCTGCGGCGATCAGTTTACTGCGGCTGACGTTAACGCCTTGTGCACCGTAGATTTTAATCGTGTTATTTCACAGCGCATTCAGCCGGACCAGACCCATCTGCAGGCATGGTATGACCGGGTTTCGCAGCGCCCCTCAGCAAAAGCCTGA
- a CDS encoding TonB-dependent receptor, producing the protein MKSVVFPKIGRAGGVPRAFSRTLSASVLSLGLFVAAPVSLAQNAEGTEDSTVTYPATYFQQWAPVTAQDMINRIPGVGSATGSNFGRSSGGRGLGGGGGNQILIDGKRVAGKSNEASSQLARIPADKVSHIELIRGTSAELDVRADQIVNIILTEAMSSRSFSYEVNTDRYMDGHVQPGGKIAMNGQQGGFTYLLSVEAEPRHDYRPSTESSVLGDFSPNDSISEERTRDQYTYGYAANLAYEISADSSVRLNMLYSDYDNTVDVERRITDLTVSPPETVFEREVIPGVNDNWEIGGDYERVFSNNHRFKILFIANEKNEEFTRERFAREGNGNEEKDLFLNSDATTTERIVRTSYSLGLTDGQDLELGVERAQTTLDSMLRLGQPGAGPGNDNFGGLTPVAVSNANSTVEEIRYEPFAVHNWQINARMTLESSLIYEASEITQTGDVYNQRDFGFFKPKLDLRYDLGNGKQLRATATKAVRQLSFSDFVASSDMRDDDAETMAGNTNLRQEQVWNFDLGAEYRLPNDLGVIDGSVFYMQHIDVIERIDVSATAGDPVSANGNIGDGDMYGLRLNGSVRMNMINLPDLMIISSLEVKDSEITDPFLGIDRRFEGFERGRFQLGFRHDLPSLRINYGMNWNNRFDGNMKRYDIDNIERSSGDPNVSAFLEYVTPGNIRIRFDARNATNNIQCRERTRFDGRISGGVISEIENYCTDAARVVSIKINGTF; encoded by the coding sequence ATGAAATCAGTCGTTTTCCCTAAGATCGGTCGTGCCGGGGGTGTTCCCCGCGCGTTTTCGCGCACGCTATCCGCGTCTGTCCTCAGCCTGGGCCTGTTTGTTGCTGCGCCAGTGAGTCTGGCCCAGAACGCCGAAGGCACCGAAGATTCAACGGTTACCTATCCGGCTACCTACTTTCAACAATGGGCGCCCGTTACTGCGCAGGACATGATTAATCGCATTCCTGGTGTGGGTTCAGCCACGGGCAGTAACTTTGGCCGCTCCAGTGGCGGCCGCGGGCTGGGTGGCGGCGGTGGCAACCAGATCCTGATTGACGGCAAACGTGTGGCTGGCAAGAGTAACGAAGCGAGCAGCCAATTGGCTCGCATTCCCGCTGACAAGGTCAGTCACATTGAGTTGATTCGGGGTACATCCGCTGAGCTTGACGTGCGTGCGGATCAGATCGTCAATATTATACTGACTGAAGCCATGTCCAGCCGGTCATTCTCGTACGAGGTTAACACTGACCGCTATATGGACGGACATGTGCAGCCGGGTGGCAAAATCGCGATGAACGGCCAGCAGGGTGGTTTCACCTATCTACTCAGTGTTGAAGCTGAACCCCGTCATGACTATCGGCCCAGCACCGAGAGTAGTGTGTTGGGGGATTTTTCGCCGAATGACAGCATCAGCGAAGAACGTACACGGGATCAGTACACCTATGGCTACGCCGCCAATCTGGCATACGAAATCAGCGCCGATAGTAGTGTTCGACTGAACATGTTGTATTCGGATTATGACAATACCGTGGATGTCGAGCGGCGCATTACCGACCTCACGGTCAGCCCGCCAGAAACAGTCTTTGAACGCGAAGTCATTCCGGGAGTTAATGACAACTGGGAGATTGGTGGTGATTACGAACGTGTGTTCAGTAACAACCATCGCTTCAAGATACTTTTTATCGCTAACGAAAAAAATGAAGAATTTACGCGTGAGCGTTTTGCCCGCGAAGGCAATGGCAATGAGGAAAAGGATTTGTTCCTCAATTCTGATGCCACCACCACCGAACGTATTGTCCGTACCTCCTATTCTCTGGGCTTGACCGACGGCCAGGACCTGGAGCTGGGTGTGGAGCGGGCACAAACCACGCTGGATTCAATGTTGCGACTGGGTCAGCCGGGCGCTGGTCCCGGTAATGACAACTTTGGCGGATTGACGCCTGTTGCTGTCAGCAATGCCAATTCTACGGTTGAGGAAATCCGTTATGAGCCGTTTGCGGTGCACAACTGGCAAATTAATGCACGCATGACGCTGGAGAGCTCGCTGATCTACGAAGCGTCTGAAATTACCCAGACCGGTGATGTCTACAATCAGCGTGATTTTGGCTTTTTCAAACCAAAACTTGATTTGCGTTATGACCTGGGTAATGGCAAACAACTGCGTGCGACTGCGACCAAAGCGGTGCGCCAGTTAAGCTTCTCGGATTTTGTTGCTTCCAGCGATATGCGTGATGATGATGCCGAAACCATGGCGGGGAATACCAACCTGCGACAGGAGCAGGTGTGGAATTTTGATTTGGGTGCTGAATACCGCCTGCCCAATGACCTCGGTGTGATCGACGGCAGCGTATTCTATATGCAGCATATCGATGTCATTGAGCGCATTGACGTATCGGCAACAGCCGGTGATCCGGTTTCCGCCAATGGCAATATCGGCGATGGCGACATGTATGGTTTGCGATTGAACGGCAGCGTTCGCATGAACATGATCAATTTGCCTGACCTGATGATCATATCGAGTCTTGAGGTTAAAGACTCTGAGATCACCGACCCGTTCCTGGGTATTGATCGTCGTTTTGAAGGATTTGAGCGTGGGCGTTTCCAGCTCGGTTTCCGTCATGACCTGCCGTCACTCAGAATCAATTACGGCATGAACTGGAATAACCGTTTTGATGGCAACATGAAGCGTTATGATATCGATAATATCGAGCGCAGCTCCGGTGACCCGAATGTCAGTGCGTTTCTGGAATACGTGACACCTGGCAATATCCGGATACGCTTTGATGCGCGTAACGCCACTAACAATATCCAGTGTCGTGAGCGCACGCGCTTTGATGGTCGTATCAGCGGTGGTGTGATCTCGGAGATCGAAAATTATTGCACTGATGCTGCGCGAGTGGTGTCCATCAAGATCAACGGCACGTTCTGA
- a CDS encoding DEAD/DEAH box helicase, with protein MSFDNLGLSEGLLKALADQQYTTPTPIQAQAIPAILNGADVMASAQTGTGKTAGFTLPLLQKLDGGERTRGGQIRALILTPTRELAAQVHDSLKTYGKYQKVRSAVIFGGVKINPQMMILRGGLDVLVATPGRLMDLYQQNAVRFDQLEVLVLDEADRMLDMGFIRDIKKILALLPPKRQNLLFSATFSGEIRELAKGLLHNPVQINVAPLNTTADRVTQTLHPVDKSRKTELLSHLIRTNSWYQVLVFSRTKHGANKLVQMLERDGINAGAIHGNKSQAQRTKVLHQFKNGELQVLVATDIAARGIDIDQLPHVINYDLPDVPEDYVHRIGRTARAGAEGTAISLLSGDQLKQLKQIERVLKTTMKREVVPGFELRERLEDVKDTETRRPQQRRGQGNGRPGSARQGQNAGRPGSGRSASARNSSPRSSNNRQQQAPMQNSGSSDYREEERLQRNGNTTFDGDRPVAAKPRGQRPARSNGNNQNTRSRRSEGAKLVSTW; from the coding sequence ATGAGTTTTGATAATCTGGGCCTTTCCGAAGGCCTGCTGAAAGCATTGGCTGATCAGCAATATACTACCCCGACTCCCATCCAGGCTCAGGCCATCCCCGCCATTTTGAACGGCGCCGATGTCATGGCATCAGCGCAGACTGGCACCGGTAAAACCGCAGGCTTCACCCTGCCCCTGCTGCAGAAACTGGATGGCGGCGAACGCACCCGCGGCGGACAGATTCGCGCCCTGATACTGACGCCTACGCGCGAACTGGCGGCGCAGGTTCATGACAGCCTGAAAACATATGGCAAATACCAGAAGGTACGCTCAGCCGTGATCTTTGGTGGCGTCAAAATCAACCCGCAAATGATGATTCTGCGCGGCGGACTCGACGTTCTGGTGGCGACCCCCGGGCGCCTGATGGACCTTTATCAGCAGAATGCAGTCCGTTTTGACCAACTTGAAGTGCTGGTACTGGATGAAGCTGACCGCATGCTGGACATGGGTTTCATCCGTGATATCAAAAAAATTCTCGCGCTGCTGCCACCGAAACGACAGAATCTGCTGTTCTCGGCGACGTTCTCCGGTGAGATCCGGGAACTGGCCAAGGGCCTGCTTCACAACCCGGTACAGATCAATGTTGCACCGCTCAATACAACAGCAGATCGGGTTACCCAGACCCTGCATCCGGTCGACAAGTCGCGCAAGACAGAACTGCTCAGCCACCTGATCCGCACTAACAGCTGGTACCAGGTCCTGGTTTTCAGTCGTACTAAACATGGTGCCAACAAACTGGTACAGATGCTGGAACGTGATGGCATCAACGCCGGCGCCATTCATGGCAACAAAAGCCAGGCTCAACGGACCAAGGTTCTGCACCAGTTCAAAAACGGAGAACTGCAGGTGCTGGTAGCCACGGACATCGCGGCACGCGGCATCGACATAGATCAGCTGCCTCACGTCATCAACTACGATTTGCCTGATGTACCGGAAGACTATGTCCATCGCATCGGCCGTACTGCACGTGCGGGCGCCGAAGGCACGGCCATTTCGTTGCTCAGCGGTGATCAGCTGAAGCAGTTGAAGCAGATTGAGCGAGTGTTGAAGACCACCATGAAACGCGAAGTGGTGCCTGGCTTTGAGTTGCGGGAACGCCTGGAAGATGTCAAGGACACCGAAACCCGTCGACCGCAGCAACGTCGCGGCCAGGGCAACGGCCGACCAGGAAGTGCCCGCCAGGGGCAAAACGCGGGTCGCCCGGGTTCGGGACGTTCAGCGTCCGCCCGCAACAGCTCACCACGGTCTTCGAATAATCGCCAGCAGCAAGCGCCTATGCAGAACAGTGGCAGTAGCGATTATCGCGAGGAAGAACGCCTGCAGCGTAATGGCAATACCACGTTTGATGGTGACCGCCCGGTCGCTGCCAAACCGCGGGGGCAGCGACCCGCGCGGAGCAACGGCAACAATCAGAACACCAGGTCGCGTCGCAGCGAAGGCGCCAAGCTGGTGTCTACCTGGTAA
- a CDS encoding EAL domain-containing protein yields the protein MTRLLILDDDPLTGQTIANIAATAGVDAKYVDDPALFFNQIRDWQPHFIALDLIMPGMDGVQVMAELARLECHAEIIISSGVGGRVLDAAARSAAEHGLNIIGVLAKPFSPARLRALLNHETNSEGTAPAMAGAMSAEPIPQDKISREDLLQAIEQQQITLAYQPKINCRTSLLAGFEALARWNHPALGPVGPDRFIPLAEHYGLIDQLTESVMIQALRWLAHLPRSLDESVEYDYLRRRLREITLSINISASSLNNTDLFERMAEYCQSMGIHPERLIFELTESCAMEDPTSSLDILTRLRMKGFHLSIDDFGTGYSSMLQLARLPFSEIKIDKSFVMTAAASKESRTVIKTIIELGHGLGLYTSAEGIESDETLEYLRSIGCDLAQGYAIARPMAPEAVLQWLSGGRLSDESSRMKVLRSLNILDTRPDERFDRITRLAARLFRVPIALFTLVDTNRQWFKSNLGLNAKETARDISFCTYAIEQEDVMVVPDATLDPIFENNPLVLQEPNIRFYAGCPVHADTGSRLGTLCLIDREPRDFSKHDKSVLRHTAQMIENELTADFLAHADPLTDMLNRRGFDSRAHEALALCHDAELQACLFLFDLVDFKSFNERHGPAAGDKALMEFSSLLRETFRGSDLIARYGDDDFVVLMIDIEALGPDAALKRFRTIAKAIKQPLPISYNAGWALLEHPKDSLQQMVLRASDRMHTEEP from the coding sequence ATGACACGTTTACTGATTCTCGATGATGATCCGCTTACCGGGCAGACGATTGCCAATATCGCTGCAACGGCTGGTGTCGACGCGAAATATGTCGATGATCCGGCACTGTTTTTCAATCAGATACGGGACTGGCAACCACATTTTATTGCGCTGGACCTGATCATGCCTGGAATGGACGGCGTTCAGGTGATGGCCGAGCTCGCCCGTCTGGAATGTCATGCCGAAATCATCATTTCCAGCGGCGTCGGCGGCCGCGTGCTTGACGCCGCGGCAAGGTCCGCAGCAGAGCACGGGCTTAATATCATTGGCGTGCTGGCAAAACCGTTCTCACCTGCACGTTTGCGGGCGCTATTGAATCATGAGACCAATTCGGAAGGTACCGCCCCGGCTATGGCCGGTGCGATGTCTGCAGAGCCAATTCCGCAAGACAAGATAAGCCGGGAAGATCTGCTACAGGCAATTGAACAGCAACAGATCACGCTGGCCTATCAACCTAAAATAAATTGCCGCACCAGCCTGCTGGCAGGATTTGAAGCGCTCGCCCGCTGGAATCATCCGGCACTGGGCCCGGTCGGCCCGGACCGTTTTATTCCTTTGGCCGAACATTACGGTCTGATCGACCAGTTGACCGAATCCGTCATGATACAGGCCCTGCGCTGGCTGGCTCACCTGCCCCGGTCACTGGATGAATCCGTTGAATACGACTACCTGCGCCGTCGGTTGCGGGAAATCACACTGTCGATCAATATTTCCGCCAGCTCACTGAACAACACCGACCTGTTCGAGCGCATGGCCGAGTACTGCCAGAGCATGGGCATTCACCCTGAACGACTGATCTTTGAGCTGACCGAGTCCTGTGCCATGGAAGACCCGACCAGCTCGCTGGACATTCTGACCCGACTGCGAATGAAAGGTTTCCATTTGTCCATTGATGATTTTGGCACGGGTTACTCTTCCATGCTGCAGCTGGCGCGATTGCCATTCTCGGAAATCAAGATCGATAAATCGTTTGTCATGACGGCTGCTGCCTCAAAAGAATCGCGCACGGTTATCAAAACCATTATTGAGCTCGGCCATGGCCTGGGCCTGTATACCTCAGCCGAAGGAATCGAAAGCGACGAAACCCTGGAGTACCTCCGCAGTATTGGGTGTGACCTGGCACAAGGTTATGCAATCGCCCGCCCGATGGCTCCCGAAGCCGTGTTGCAATGGTTGAGCGGCGGTCGCCTGTCTGACGAATCCAGCCGCATGAAGGTACTGCGCTCGCTTAACATACTGGACACGCGCCCGGATGAACGCTTTGACCGCATTACACGGCTGGCAGCTCGCCTGTTTCGCGTCCCAATCGCCCTGTTTACTCTGGTCGATACCAATCGGCAGTGGTTTAAATCCAATCTGGGCCTGAATGCGAAGGAAACGGCTCGCGACATTTCATTCTGCACATACGCAATTGAACAGGAAGACGTCATGGTCGTGCCGGATGCGACACTTGATCCGATTTTCGAAAATAATCCATTGGTTCTGCAGGAGCCCAACATCCGGTTCTACGCCGGCTGCCCGGTGCATGCCGACACCGGCAGTCGGCTAGGAACCCTGTGCCTGATAGACAGGGAACCGCGTGATTTTTCCAAACACGACAAATCGGTGCTACGTCATACAGCCCAGATGATCGAGAACGAACTGACGGCTGATTTTCTGGCACATGCCGATCCGTTGACAGACATGCTTAATCGACGAGGTTTTGATTCCAGAGCACACGAAGCACTTGCCCTGTGTCATGATGCTGAACTGCAGGCATGCCTGTTTCTGTTCGACCTGGTAGACTTTAAGTCCTTTAATGAACGCCACGGCCCGGCTGCAGGTGACAAGGCATTGATGGAATTCAGCAGCCTGCTACGCGAGACATTTCGCGGCTCGGACCTGATTGCACGCTACGGTGATGATGATTTTGTCGTCCTGATGATCGATATTGAGGCGCTGGGTCCGGACGCGGCACTTAAACGATTCCGGACCATCGCAAAGGCGATCAAGCAACCGTTGCCGATCAGCTACAATGCGGGCTGGGCGCTTCTCGAACATCCAAAAGACAGCCTGCAGCAAATGGTCCTGCGCGCCAGTGACCGAATGCATACCGAGGAACCGTAA